One Campylobacter massiliensis DNA window includes the following coding sequences:
- a CDS encoding pyridoxal phosphate-dependent aminotransferase — protein sequence MLSKRVQVLGESLTIEISTKAKEMKACGEDVISFGAGEPDFDTPEIIKNEVKAALDKGCGKYTAVAGTPEVREAVAAKLKRDNGLNYAPNQIITNVGAKHSLFNVFQALIDEGDEVIVPSPYWVSYPEMVKFSGGNPVFIETSEKTGFKITPEQLKAAITPRTKILVLNSPCNPTGAIYSRKELEALGEVLKGTKIIVASDEMYEKLNYEGEFVATAAVSEDMFNRTITINGLSKCGAMPGWRFGYMASPFKELNAAVNKLQSQSTSNINSLTQAGAIPALLGKADEDIAYMKGEFKKRRDLGVEMINAIPVLSVLKPDGAFYLFINCSEVEPDSMKFCKELLEKAKVAVVPGMGFGMDGYFRLSFATDLESIRKGIARIGEFVKSYKK from the coding sequence ATGCTATCAAAAAGAGTTCAGGTGCTAGGCGAGAGTCTAACTATCGAGATCAGCACCAAGGCAAAAGAGATGAAAGCCTGCGGCGAGGACGTGATCAGTTTTGGCGCGGGCGAACCGGACTTTGACACGCCAGAGATCATCAAAAACGAGGTAAAAGCCGCCCTGGATAAAGGCTGCGGCAAATACACAGCCGTAGCGGGTACGCCCGAGGTGAGAGAGGCGGTCGCCGCAAAGCTAAAGCGCGACAACGGCCTAAACTATGCGCCAAATCAAATCATCACCAACGTCGGCGCGAAGCACTCGCTTTTTAACGTATTTCAGGCGCTAATCGACGAGGGCGACGAGGTTATCGTGCCAAGCCCGTACTGGGTGAGCTACCCGGAGATGGTCAAATTTAGCGGTGGCAATCCAGTTTTTATAGAAACTAGCGAAAAGACCGGCTTTAAAATCACGCCTGAGCAGCTAAAAGCGGCTATCACTCCTAGAACTAAAATTTTAGTATTAAACAGCCCTTGCAACCCGACGGGCGCGATATATAGCCGCAAAGAGCTAGAGGCGCTAGGCGAAGTGCTAAAAGGCACGAAAATCATCGTGGCTAGCGACGAAATGTACGAAAAGCTAAACTACGAGGGCGAATTCGTCGCGACTGCGGCGGTGAGCGAGGATATGTTTAACCGTACGATCACGATAAACGGCCTAAGTAAATGCGGTGCGATGCCGGGCTGGAGATTTGGCTACATGGCTAGCCCGTTTAAGGAGCTAAACGCCGCGGTCAACAAGCTACAAAGCCAAAGTACGAGCAACATAAACTCCCTAACGCAAGCGGGTGCCATCCCTGCGCTGCTCGGTAAAGCCGACGAGGATATCGCGTATATGAAGGGCGAGTTTAAAAAGCGCCGCGACCTGGGCGTCGAGATGATAAACGCTATACCGGTACTTAGCGTGCTTAAGCCTGACGGCGCGTTTTATCTTTTCATAAACTGCTCCGAGGTCGAGCCTGATAGCATGAAATTTTGCAAAGAGCTGCTAGAAAAGGCCAAGGTCGCCGTGGTGCCGGGCATGGGATTTGGTATGGACGGATACTTTAGGCTGTCTTTTGCGACCGATTTGGAGAGTATCAGAAAAGGTATCGCAAGGATCGGCGAATTTGTAAAAAGTTATAAAAAATAG
- a CDS encoding DUF2695 domain-containing protein, which produces MEKSKRKEILKAIKEKELAEFRQNLPMPEDKFMQLFELLDAELHAHGCDHSLKLTKQILSNLCVKDVLSVLAWLEEQGGYYDCEVMMNVEEKFEYLD; this is translated from the coding sequence ATGGAAAAAAGCAAAAGAAAAGAAATTTTAAAAGCTATAAAAGAAAAAGAACTAGCCGAGTTTAGACAAAATTTACCTATGCCGGAGGATAAATTTATGCAACTTTTCGAGCTTTTGGACGCCGAGCTTCACGCGCACGGCTGCGATCACAGCCTAAAACTCACCAAGCAAATCCTCTCAAATTTGTGCGTAAAAGACGTTTTGAGCGTGCTTGCATGGCTTGAAGAGCAGGGCGGATACTACGACTGCGAAGTGATGATGAACGTTGAGGAGAAATTTGAGTATTTAGATTAA
- the lpxD gene encoding UDP-3-O-(3-hydroxymyristoyl)glucosamine N-acyltransferase, translated as MKLSEIYKILGLEFSGEELEITALNSLSNAGASELGYCDSEKNAKFIEGSKAGAILVASNLKDLVGAQSRAVVVENPHLAFAILSEYFARELLASQPQPAQISPSAKIMSNVYVGSGAAIGDNTLVMAGAYVGDNVKIGANCVIHPNVVIYNDTVIGNGCRINANAVIGSDGFGYAHTKTGEHVKIYHNGNVVLEDFVEIGACTTIDRGVFESTVVKAYAKIDNLVQIGHNCEIGYGSILVSQVGLAGSTKLGRNVVMGGQSGSAGHLKVGDFAQIAARGGVSKDIAGGKKYAGAYPIMELADFFKLQAKIARFFKKN; from the coding sequence ATGAAACTAAGCGAAATTTATAAAATTTTAGGACTAGAATTTAGCGGCGAGGAGCTAGAGATCACGGCTCTAAATTCGCTCTCAAACGCAGGTGCTAGCGAGCTAGGCTACTGCGATAGCGAGAAAAACGCTAAATTTATCGAGGGCTCAAAGGCGGGCGCGATTTTAGTCGCGTCAAATTTAAAAGATCTTGTCGGTGCGCAAAGCAGAGCAGTAGTGGTAGAAAACCCGCACCTTGCCTTTGCTATTTTGAGCGAATATTTTGCCAGGGAGCTTCTGGCTTCCCAGCCGCAACCGGCGCAAATTTCACCAAGCGCAAAGATAATGTCAAACGTCTACGTGGGCTCAGGCGCCGCGATCGGCGACAATACGCTTGTGATGGCGGGCGCCTACGTCGGCGATAACGTAAAAATCGGCGCAAACTGCGTCATCCACCCAAACGTCGTCATCTACAACGACACCGTTATCGGCAACGGCTGCCGCATCAACGCAAACGCCGTCATCGGTAGCGACGGCTTTGGCTACGCGCACACGAAAACGGGCGAACACGTGAAAATTTACCACAACGGCAATGTCGTTTTAGAGGATTTCGTAGAGATCGGCGCATGCACGACGATAGATCGCGGCGTGTTTGAAAGCACGGTCGTAAAAGCATACGCCAAGATCGATAACCTCGTGCAAATCGGCCACAACTGCGAGATAGGCTACGGCTCGATACTGGTCTCTCAGGTAGGGCTCGCGGGCTCGACCAAGCTTGGACGCAACGTCGTGATGGGCGGACAAAGCGGCTCTGCGGGACATTTAAAAGTCGGCGACTTTGCTCAGATAGCAGCGCGCGGCGGCGTGTCAAAGGATATCGCGGGCGGTAAAAAATACGCAGGCGCATATCCGATAATGGAGCTGGCCGACTTTTTCAAACTGCAAGCTAAGATCGCGAGATTTTTTAAGAAAAACTAA
- the ilvN gene encoding acetolactate synthase small subunit, producing MRRVISVIVLNEHGVLSRISGLFAGRGYNIDTLTVAPIPGTELSRISIVTSGDERVLEQIVKQLHKLIPTYKVIESGEFVEKEMALVKIPLSENFGGLDAILKAYNGIVANTNENYIVVMVSDDASRIENFLKAIKKFNPTDVVRGGSVLMDL from the coding sequence ATAAGAAGAGTGATTTCAGTCATCGTGCTAAACGAGCACGGCGTTTTATCGCGCATTTCCGGGCTTTTTGCGGGGCGCGGATACAACATCGACACGCTCACGGTAGCGCCGATCCCAGGCACCGAGCTTTCTCGTATAAGCATCGTCACTAGCGGCGACGAGCGCGTACTAGAGCAGATCGTAAAGCAGCTACACAAGCTAATACCGACCTACAAAGTAATCGAAAGCGGCGAATTCGTCGAAAAAGAGATGGCGCTGGTAAAAATCCCGCTTAGCGAAAATTTCGGCGGACTAGACGCGATACTAAAGGCCTACAACGGCATCGTAGCCAACACCAACGAAAACTACATCGTCGTCATGGTCAGCGACGACGCAAGCAGGATAGAAAATTTCCTCAAAGCTATCAAAAAATTTAACCCCACAGACGTCGTGCGCGGCGGCTCGGTGCTAATGGATCTATGA
- a CDS encoding acetolactate synthase large subunit codes for MKGISGSRMVMEALREEGVETVFGYPGGAALNIYDETYKQSYFKHVLTRHEQAAVHAADGYARASGKVGVAFVTSGPGFTNAVTGLATAYSDSIPLILISGQVPTSLIGTDAFQEIDAVGISRPCVKHNYLVRSIEELPRILKEAFYIARSGRPGPVHVDIPKDITAAVGDFDYPTEIKMPTYKPTYKGNAKQIKKALEVIAEAKRPLLYLGGGVVAANASELVRKFSAKTGIPAVETLMGLGVLAHEDKNLLSMVGMHGSYAANMAMSETDLIIALGVRFDDRVTGKLSEFAKHAKIIHVDIDPSSISKIVNAHFPIVGDLNFVLEEMLEKVTVNEQNLTAWREILARYDALNPLDYKDSDEIIKPQWVVRETAKILKESGKDAVIATDVGQHQMWVAQFYPFDRPRQLITSGGQGTMGFGLPAALGAKNAMPESIVVNFTGDGSILMNIQELMTATEIDKPVINIILNNNFLGMVRQWQTFFYGERYSSTDLSLQPDFAKIAEGFGGTGFVCRTKDEFRSALKEAMACGKTAVLDVRVDRFEDVLPMVPAGAAIYNMILKSKE; via the coding sequence ATAAAAGGCATTTCTGGCTCGCGCATGGTGATGGAAGCCTTGCGCGAGGAGGGCGTAGAGACGGTTTTTGGTTACCCGGGCGGCGCGGCGCTAAACATCTACGACGAGACGTATAAGCAGAGTTATTTCAAGCACGTTTTGACGCGTCATGAGCAAGCCGCCGTGCACGCCGCAGACGGCTACGCCAGAGCTAGCGGCAAGGTCGGAGTGGCGTTTGTGACGAGCGGCCCCGGCTTTACAAATGCGGTCACGGGTCTAGCCACCGCATACTCGGATAGCATTCCGCTTATATTAATAAGCGGCCAGGTTCCGACCTCGCTTATCGGCACGGATGCCTTTCAGGAGATCGACGCCGTTGGCATCTCTCGCCCGTGCGTGAAGCACAACTACCTCGTGCGCAGTATCGAGGAGCTGCCGCGCATCCTAAAAGAGGCCTTTTATATCGCTCGCTCGGGACGTCCAGGGCCCGTTCACGTCGATATCCCAAAGGATATAACCGCGGCCGTTGGGGATTTTGATTACCCGACCGAGATAAAGATGCCGACGTACAAACCGACCTATAAAGGCAACGCAAAACAGATCAAAAAAGCGCTCGAAGTCATAGCAGAGGCCAAACGCCCGCTACTTTATCTAGGAGGAGGCGTCGTAGCGGCGAACGCTAGCGAGCTTGTGCGTAAATTTAGCGCAAAGACGGGCATCCCTGCGGTCGAAACGCTGATGGGGCTTGGCGTCCTAGCGCACGAGGATAAAAATCTACTCTCGATGGTCGGCATGCACGGCAGCTACGCGGCAAATATGGCGATGAGCGAGACCGATCTCATTATCGCGCTTGGCGTGCGATTTGACGACCGCGTGACGGGCAAGCTAAGCGAATTTGCTAAACACGCCAAAATCATCCACGTCGATATCGACCCTAGCTCGATCTCAAAGATCGTAAACGCGCACTTCCCGATCGTAGGCGATCTAAATTTCGTCCTAGAAGAGATGCTGGAAAAAGTAACCGTAAACGAGCAAAATTTGACCGCGTGGCGCGAGATCTTGGCTCGCTACGACGCGCTAAATCCGCTGGATTACAAAGATAGCGACGAGATTATAAAACCTCAGTGGGTCGTACGCGAAACGGCTAAAATTTTAAAAGAATCTGGCAAAGACGCCGTGATCGCCACCGACGTCGGCCAGCACCAGATGTGGGTCGCGCAGTTTTATCCGTTTGATAGGCCGCGCCAGCTGATAACTAGCGGAGGTCAGGGAACTATGGGCTTTGGTTTGCCAGCAGCCCTCGGAGCTAAAAACGCGATGCCCGAAAGCATCGTCGTAAATTTCACCGGCGACGGCTCGATCCTAATGAATATCCAAGAGCTGATGACCGCCACCGAGATAGATAAGCCCGTCATCAACATCATCCTAAACAACAACTTCCTAGGCATGGTGCGCCAGTGGCAGACCTTTTTCTACGGCGAGCGCTACTCCTCGACCGACCTTAGCCTGCAGCCTGATTTTGCAAAGATCGCAGAGGGCTTTGGCGGAACGGGCTTTGTGTGCCGCACGAAAGACGAGTTTCGCTCTGCGCTAAAAGAGGCGATGGCCTGCGGTAAAACGGCGGTACTAGACGTACGCGTGGATAGATTTGAGGATGTGCTTCCGATGGTTCCTGCGGGAGCGGCGATATATAACATGATCTTAAAAAGCAAGGAATAA
- the flgH gene encoding flagellar basal body L-ring protein FlgH, with product MRKNIYFCALAAAFLSGCLPSADPRIDMKPPVYVEQLPAKQVNNQPNAGSLFGRGDNPLFADRKAMNVNDIVTVVISERANQSSSGKHDTSKNSTISLGGGIFTAGSAPLSTLATQLNKAGDIGFSAGTKNEFTGAGSSVRAEAFTTTISARIIKVLENGNYFIEGSRELLINGEKQIMQLSGVIRPYDISNANEIDSRYIADAKILYKTEGDVDRATRKPWGTKLMEAIWPF from the coding sequence GTGAGAAAAAATATTTACTTTTGCGCCCTTGCAGCAGCGTTTTTGAGCGGGTGTTTGCCCAGCGCCGACCCTCGCATAGATATGAAACCGCCCGTTTACGTCGAGCAGCTTCCCGCTAAACAGGTCAATAACCAACCAAACGCGGGCAGTCTTTTTGGTCGCGGCGACAACCCGCTTTTTGCCGATCGCAAGGCGATGAACGTAAACGATATCGTAACCGTCGTCATCAGCGAGCGCGCCAACCAAAGCTCCAGCGGCAAGCACGACACTAGCAAAAACAGCACGATAAGCCTTGGCGGAGGGATATTTACCGCAGGCTCCGCGCCGCTATCTACGCTGGCTACTCAGCTAAACAAGGCCGGCGACATCGGCTTTAGCGCGGGCACGAAAAACGAATTTACGGGTGCGGGATCTAGCGTGCGCGCAGAGGCCTTTACGACTACGATTTCAGCGCGCATCATCAAGGTACTAGAAAACGGCAACTACTTTATCGAAGGCTCGCGCGAGCTACTCATAAACGGCGAAAAACAGATCATGCAGCTTAGCGGCGTGATCCGCCCGTACGACATCTCAAACGCCAACGAGATCGACTCGCGCTACATCGCCGACGCAAAGATCCTATATAAAACCGAAGGCGACGTGGATAGGGCGACGAGGAAGCCGTGGGGGACGAAGCTTATGGAGGCGATCTGGCCTTTTTAG
- the pta gene encoding phosphate acetyltransferase: MADSILALGANFQEIYEIISTKFKNVAVFDPINDFYGLENAKKAFENGSEREFFKSMINEFDRLAESADLVLVKPAKSIANIGEIELNLQIARNLNVPVFCRENLSFFTRNSKLIVSGNLDEILNAKQDIITPLRFENSLFKLAAKGKKTVVLPESEDERVLKASEILLKSGAVNLILLGDENKVKFDAEKLGVNLSGARFINLEKNEYADRLTAALFEARKSKGVSLEQASELVRDRTYFATMMVQEGLADAMVSGANTTTAHTIRPALQIIKTRPDSPLVSSSFIMCFEEEILIYADCAINPNPDARQLAQIALASADTARAFGLEPRVAMLSYSSGDSGSGADIDMVGSAGEIARELDPTLKIEAPVQYDAAVDPAVARKKLPNSDVAGRANVFVFPNLNAGNIGYKIAQRSANCVAVGPILQGLKKPVNDLSRGCGVGDVINTVLISAIQAANEGEK; the protein is encoded by the coding sequence ATGGCCGATTCTATCCTTGCGCTTGGCGCGAATTTTCAAGAAATTTACGAAATTATATCAACAAAATTTAAAAATGTAGCCGTTTTTGACCCCATCAATGATTTTTACGGGCTCGAAAATGCCAAAAAAGCTTTTGAAAACGGCAGCGAGCGAGAGTTTTTTAAAAGCATGATAAATGAATTTGACCGACTAGCCGAGAGCGCTGATCTCGTACTGGTTAAGCCTGCAAAAAGCATCGCAAATATCGGCGAAATAGAGCTAAATTTACAAATCGCTAGAAATTTAAACGTTCCGGTTTTTTGCCGCGAAAATTTGAGCTTTTTTACGCGAAACTCAAAGCTAATCGTAAGCGGAAATTTGGATGAAATTTTAAACGCAAAGCAAGATATAATCACGCCTTTGCGCTTTGAAAATTCGCTATTTAAACTCGCCGCAAAAGGTAAAAAAACCGTCGTTTTGCCCGAAAGCGAAGACGAGCGGGTGCTAAAAGCCAGCGAAATTTTACTAAAAAGCGGCGCGGTAAATTTGATCCTTTTGGGCGACGAAAACAAGGTTAAATTTGACGCGGAGAAGCTCGGGGTAAATTTAAGCGGCGCGCGATTTATAAATTTAGAAAAAAACGAGTACGCAGATCGCCTAACCGCCGCGCTTTTTGAAGCTCGCAAAAGCAAGGGCGTAAGCCTAGAGCAAGCCAGCGAGCTCGTGCGAGATAGGACGTATTTTGCTACGATGATGGTACAAGAAGGACTAGCTGATGCCATGGTGAGCGGCGCAAACACGACCACGGCGCACACTATCCGCCCCGCGCTTCAGATCATCAAAACCCGCCCTGATAGCCCGCTAGTTTCAAGCTCGTTTATAATGTGCTTTGAGGAGGAGATCCTGATCTACGCCGACTGCGCGATAAATCCAAACCCGGATGCCCGGCAACTAGCGCAAATCGCCCTAGCCTCGGCGGATACGGCGCGTGCTTTCGGACTAGAGCCGCGAGTAGCGATGCTAAGCTACTCTAGCGGAGATAGCGGTAGCGGAGCGGATATAGACATGGTTGGGAGTGCGGGCGAGATAGCGCGAGAGCTAGACCCCACCCTAAAAATCGAAGCTCCCGTGCAGTACGACGCGGCCGTAGATCCGGCTGTAGCGCGGAAAAAGCTACCAAACAGCGACGTAGCAGGCCGCGCGAACGTTTTTGTATTTCCAAATTTAAACGCGGGTAATATCGGCTATAAAATCGCGCAACGAAGCGCAAACTGCGTCGCCGTCGGGCCGATCTTGCAAGGTCTAAAAAAACCGGTAAACGACCTAAGTCGCGGATGCGGCGTGGGAGACGTCATAAATACGGTCCTAATCAGCGCGATACAAGCCGCAAACGAAGGAGAAAAATAG